In Acipenser ruthenus chromosome 25, fAciRut3.2 maternal haplotype, whole genome shotgun sequence, the sequence AAACTAGGAACGTGTTATTACAAAGTTATTGTGGTAACGTGTTATTCTTTGCCAGCTGTTATTAACACACGTGTCACTGTATATTCTATATGAAATATGTTCAATGTTCATTTTGTAGTGAAATCATAAAGCAGCTCCTATTGTTTTttccaaaaacattaaattaaatgaaagacAGCAAAGCACTGCTCTCCAAATCTGTAGTTATGTTGTTGGTCAATACTagcaataaaacaataatgtgttttaatacCATACAtttcatgtgattttttttttttcaaggtttaAATTGGATCTTAAACTCCAATTGTTTTAATGACAGTGAAGATAAGCTTGCATACAAGTTTCCTAGAGATGctcattttgttttaaagccaGCTATCATTTAGAGGGCTAGTGTTTAAGCAAACATTTCGGTATCAACGTTATCAATTTATAACTAATTTATATGTATCCTCATTAAACTGTCCCGAATCCGATATTTCAACGCGAGCAACAGTAACCAATGGTTACCGCTTGTTGTCAAACACAGGCTCAGAGTCTTGTGCGTTGTACGCACGCGCTACAGCTTGAGCGAGCGATGGAACGCATGCTCAGTGTGAGTTTTACCCACCTGGGAGCAGTTTGGAAACAGAAACCGAGAGATTGTGGGTCGTATAACATGGCAAATTACAGGGTACGttttattattaaagtaaaaTGTTTAAGCAAAATTCGACGAGACTACTTATTTTCATGTATATATTGTAGTGGTTCTAAAACGGAACACTGTAGCTAGTTTCCGTACTCGTTAAGTTTGTTTGTATATACCGTGTGGCGACGGATCTCGAATACTGCCTCAGTTCACAAACCTTTGGTTAATAACATAATGTTATTAATGTAAGTtaactgcaattattattattattattattattattattattataataataataataataataataataataataataataataataataatgtatatatgtatttatttatttatttatttattgagaggatgtgttttattttgtattattgtccTTCGTGTTGTTGATTATTATATAGACTTCGGAATCCAAACGGGAACAGTTTCGAAGATACTTGGAAAAAGCCGGGGTCCTCGACAGCCTTACCAATGGTTTGTATTCAGAGACTTTCGTGATGCTTTAGTTCCAACAATGCTGCGATGCCCCAAAACGATGTTCTTACGTTTTATACTAAAATACTGCATTGAGATTCAGTGCACATCTATGATTCTCTCAGTGAGGTTTTATCTGGTCATACTAATGATAAGAGGCAACTGGCACTGAGACAATGGTATACAGCTATGTTATTTGGAATGCCCTTGATTATTGGCGTGTTTCAATTAAAAGCATTAGGTGATGTCAATTGTTCTAATCGTCAGCTGTATTTCAGTAACATTTAATGAttcagcagggttagaaactttcACGAGTCCTGCAACCTGTCCTGGCTTTCAGAACTCCCTTTGTTTAGATATATTATTGAAGTCAATAgatgccaggagtttgaacaatcgggccactgctaaatctgctctgaactgattgcACATGAATACCTCTCACCTGGGTCTGTAGGTTCACTGTTAGGAGCTGTTCATGCACCTATAAGGGAAGAAACAGTGGGCCATTTGCAGCAtaccaaatttagtccacttgatgtgtctaactagtggattagaAGGTTTTGTCCTCTTGATTGGACTAAAAGTACACCTGCTAATCCCGATTGCAGTGAATACGTTTTAACTAATGGTCCTTTATCACGCAATTAAACTTCTGTGCCAGCGCAGCAGTGTCGGCAGCTTAAATGCAGGTATGatctgccagtttgaaatgtgcacaaaaagacattacatttattttaacttaaatatgtttgatataataaaaatgtctttctttttgtacagggatccctttatatatttatctgacactgAATTACACATATCAGATTAATTCAGAAGAGTTTATACAggtctagaattttaggattaagccataatttaaaattatatatatatatatatatatatatatatatatatatatatatatatatatatatatatatatatatatatattactcctTCACAGgagggtgtgtggtccagtggttaaagaaaagggcttgttaactaggaggtccccagtttaTGTCCCAGCTCactgactcactcactgtgtgaccctgagcaagtcacttaacctccttgtgctctgtccttcgggtgagatgttgtaagtgactttgcagcagatgcatagttcacacaccctagtctctgtaaatcgccttggataaaggcgtctgctaaataacaaatactgtaataataatgttGCCATTCCCCTTATGCCATGCCTGTAGGGACACTTTGTTGAATTTAAGTTGGTGAGTAAGAACCACttgttaaacagaaaaaaataataatgatcttttcttttgtttgcagTGTTGGTAACTCTGTACGAAGAACCAGAAAAACCAAATAATGCTTTGGAGTATCCTTTTGAAATATTTACAGTTACTTTTGCCCATTTCCGCTCTGATGATACAAACAGTAAATTGACCTGGTTTTGAAAATAATTCCAACTGGGTGTTAAAGCACAGGGTGTAGATGCAGAGAAGACCTTTGTATGCAGATGTATGTggacacactgttctgttgatgGTAGCCTGGGTGATGAAGCAGATCCTGTGAAAATCACCATCCGAACAGGAATATTACAGAGTATATACCAGCAGCACTATGCTGGCAGTTTTCTATAATTCACTGAAATTAGAAACCTGTTAAAGCATTGGAGAACTGCTGTGACTTATAGTGGCTTTCACCTCCTGTACATATTTATTTCTGTACCACAGTTATGACTGGGTTGTTTATCACCTTGCAGATTGCTCCTGAAGCAGCTTCACTGCCAACTTTAACTTAGAGAATCAACTTGGTGGATGCTTTGCAGCAAACAAGCAGCAATagtcatttatatataaaaattaaaaaagcaacaaattTAGATCAACCTTAACTTACTAGTTTTCTAAAGCAACATTTGGGAGTCGTTGGTCCTGAAACAGCAGACGTGGAAGCCCTGCGTCTGGAAGTTGTAGAACTCCGACAGAAATATGAAATGGTGCTGGAGGAAAACAAAGAGCTAAAAGCTAAGGTACCGGGGACctcatttagttttaaaaaaatatatatcaaaagtGAGGTACTTGAAGTATGTCTGTAAATGTCATATCCTGCATTCAAcacaacattgttttcttgagtAGAGTAAGGACAACATCAAATATTCTATCAAATTTAGAATGTATACTAGGTAAATGCTGCAACAGTCTTGCATAAATACATTATGGTTCATTTTAATTCATTTGTATTATACAtaaggttttttgttttataaatgtgagcAATGATAAAATAAAAGTAGTCATTTGTTTTTGCACTTGTGGCTAAATTcgcaaaacttaaaaataaaaaaaaaataagtttggaGCATCACCTGGGATTTTATGTAATGGGGAATCTCAAGACATTTGGGGTCATCATTGCAAAAACctatttttgggggggggaggggggattaaATAATCTTAGTGAGCAAGAGGTCAGAGTAGATTAAATGGTCAGTAAATGCCCCACCCCCAGTTTGGGGTACCATTGCACCTGTCGAGTAGCTTACTCATTGCCTTTTGTTAAAGAGGGGGCATTTATTAGTAGGGTAAAACGGGCAATACATGACCCGCCTCCAATCATTCTCAaaatcatttgttgttgctgATATATTCCATATTTCTGTTTACAGCTTTCACATTATGAACCTCAGCAAGATGAAGGGCGCACTGAATAGCCACTCTGGCTTTCTTCGGGAAACACAAATCCTGATGACAAAGCCGTTTAACACTGACCTCACAGTGGGATAGGTTTGGGGTAACACTTGCTCACTTGGAAAAATGTAGTAATATCATTTATTTGGtatttttgtgtaaatattattacggggctgtatatccacacaagtgcctgaaataaaaataaaaccattttttacaattttttttttttttagtctaagGAGAATTGCTTTAATTACAATCATTTGTGATCAGTGTTGAGAATGAATGTCACAAGTTGCTATGTTTGCACACACTGGCTTACTAGGCAGATACTGTGTTGACCATGTAGCCTGAGGAATGGACATTTTACATCTACCAGGTGGCTAATATTGCTATCATGATCCATCTAAAACCCTACGAttagtatatattgtattttaggCAATTCACtggaaaatgtacattttcagtTTCGGATCTTGGTTGTGTATTTTTTCCATTTGCAGTATACGTTAATAGTTCCTGATAatcttttgagtttttttttttaattaattgatcTTATGCATTTTTGTTCATTGACAGATATTTAATTTGTCTGTACACCTCATTTCTGAACATGCGTTGTTTCCATATGTTTGTGTGTAGtgacttaaaaataaatagaattaagTGTTTgagacaagtgttttttttttaattctatagtTAATGACCTAAatggttaaataaaaatacacattttagtggttgatttgatcaaccagTACCCAACTGGGATATTTTCAGCGGTAGTTAATTATTTTACATCTGATCTGTCTCTAAAGAAAAGCTCTTACCTTAGCATTCATTTTTCTGCAGGATAAAAACCTTAAGGTCACAAGGTTGCTGTTAAATCCTCTTAATTATGACGTTTGAGATGTGAAAGAAAACAGAATCCcagcaaaagcattttttttttaattagaatttgTCATGATTTGCCAAGTACGTGTAATCCAACAAGGAAttctacagatttaaaaaaaaaaaagcatgctaaATAGAAGTGAAACTgtacattataaaataataattgggcacaaCAGGCTTAACAAGACAGTATTCAATCCTTGTCACCTAGTGTGTGTATGCATCAGTGACCATTCCAAATAGccaataaatatgtatgtattgtacATAAACTGTTCAGTGAGCTGTAGGCCACTACTATATCAATGCTTTTTCATGATGGTGGAAAGCTGCAGTATGGTGATctgaaagaaaacagaacaaGTTGAATTTACTTATGGTATACCCTGCATATTGATCTAAAAGAGTCTAGTATTATTGTTACTTGCTGTTAACGTACTACTTGTTAAGACTCCATTTGCCTAAAATAATCCCCCTCTGAAGCTTTATTGTAATTTAATCTATGTAGAAACAATGGTCCAGCACTGGCCTCTATTATTTTGACAAATGTATGCCGTGCCAAACACAACACGACCCATTACGTTAAAGCAAGACATGACCACGGAGATCTTCCAGAGCCTCTAAACGACGGCACAtataaacacaaattattgaTTTCTTGGTTCAATGGAAGATTTCTGCAGGTACGTACATACGTAAAATAAACTGCAGTACTTTACATAAGTGTCATGGCATCTGTTATCTCGAGACCTTTGACATAACGGTTTCAGAAATCTGATACATCTTGAGCATCTCTCAACCAATGTTCTCACAGTAGTCACAGCAATGGAAACAGTATGAGTAGACTGCTGGGTTAGTTCTTGCTGGCTGAAATTTACTATATGCTATACCCCTGTGGAATATACCCCATTGCTAAGTTTAagccattttttaaactaaaatagaTGTCACAAAATGAATTTAAGGAAGTTAAGAGTTTGttaccttgttaaaaaaaaaaggtaaagatCAATCACATACTATAAATCTTAATTTGAGCCTTAATAGTAGCTTGGTAACCAAATCAATGTCTGGTTCGGACTGTGAAAATATTTAATCACACTAACAATCATTACCCTGTgtataatttaattattaaaaacggGCCAAGGGGGAgtggggaagtactgcagtttatCCCTTCTAGAAAAGACTGATACTTGACCACAACTGAAACAAAAATCTGCGGCGATACTGGACTGGAGTTGAAAATCACTTGCTCCAACACAAGTACTAAAGGCAAAAAGTTCCCTTTCTATTGCCCAGCCAAATGTGCATATTAGTTTTAACATATAGGTAAGGTATCAAACTAACGCTTAGATCTGAAGATCGGTGGGGGCGCGCCTGCTGCTGGCGTTACTTGCCAATGACATTCGCCGAGCGGGGGAGAGGGCCTGTGGGCTGTCACAATTACGACTCTGCTTCGACTCTGAGCTTGATTCCCCAATTGAGTCCGGGGTATCTGGCCGGCTGAGTCGTTTGAGGTCAGACTTAGAGGCCGCCCTAGCCTTAGTGGCACTGAAGCTGCATCTTCCCTGGTGGCTGCTGCTGACAGCCCCGTCACCGTTGGATCCGTTGCTTTCCACCACCGTTGTGCAGTTCCACGGAGCACTGACGCGTCGCGGCTTCCGGCTGGAACTGACCTGCATTGTCGGGCAGGATGACAACTCCCCCTGGAGCGCAGGGTACAAGGAGGATCCAGATTCCCCAGGACCTTCAGAAAGACGATCCCCACCAGAATGGCGGGCTGTGCTGTGGGAATGATCATCTTGCTCCCCCTGCTTTGGCAAACTGTTGGCCTTGGGGGACTTGTTTAGCACTGTATTGTTTGAGCTGCTGTTCTGTTCCCCAGCGCTCTGATTTGAGCTCTCCTTGTGGCTTTCTGGACAGCTCTTTGTGTTCCCATTTGGATCACCCTGAATGGGCATGAAAGCAGAAGACGGGTTCAGGATGGGGTAAAGCGGTGCATCTCCTTGCTTCTCCATCAGTAGGGTGTACCCACTGGGTGCCGTGGGGATGGTGGCTTTATGGCCCGTAGACATCCCGATGCAAACCTGTTGGATCACAGAGTTCTTCTTAGATTTGCTCATGTCGTAATCATCCAGATCATCTCTAAGGTTTGGATAATAGTCTAAAATTCCATTTTTTAGCTTCTTGTATCCTAAATGGATGACTTCAAGAATGTTGAGGAATAACGAGAGTGCTGCTATGCACTGCATAAACATCATGAACACTGTCTTTTCAGTTGGCCGTGACACAAAACAGTCGACTACTTCTGGACACGGTTCCCTCTCACATTTAAAGAGTGGGTCAAGCTGGAAGCCATAGAGGAAGTATTGCCCGACCATGAATCCAACTTCGACCCCAGACCTCGTAACGATGTGCATCACGTACGTGCGGAGTAGAGATCCTCTGAGCGGGGCTTTGTTCAGCTTCCTTTGCTCCAGTTGTCTAAGTTCTCGCTCCAGTTTCTTTCGAACTTCGACCAGGTCTATGTCCACAGCCAGCTCTCTTCGTAGTTGTGCCTTCTTTTTTTGTCTTTCCTTCTCCAGGGCCCTCAGTCTGTACAAAGCATGGCCCATGTACACCAAGGAGGGTGAGGAGACAAAGATGACTTGCAGGACCCAGTAGCGTATGAGTGAGATGGGGAAAGCCTTGTCGTAGCAGACGTTCCTGCACCCAGGCTGAGCCGTGTTGCAGATAAACTCGGCCTGCTCGTCGTTCCATACATCTTCAGCTGCCACCCCGAGGACCAGCATGCGGAAGATGAAGAGGATCGTCAGCCAGATCTTCCCGACGATGGTAGAGTGGATGTGCACCTCCTCCAAAATCCCTCCCAGGAAGTTCCAATCACCCATCTTTAGTCTGGCATTCCTGGGTGTTAACCTGTCACAAAAGAAAGTGTTTCAAATGTATAACTAACTGAACCCTGAAATGAATTCAAAATATAAACAAGGTCCACCATGTCCTTATATACTTTACACAGTAAGTACATTTATCTTATAATaacattaaatatatactgtttatGTTTTACATACTTAATACCTTTGTAAATTCTGAATCCTGAAGAGCTGGGGGCACAGTAGGCTGAAAGCCTCTGAAATTGACAACCTTTCCAATATAGTGATCTGATCTTAActgacagttttaaacagtgacataaaaatgtaaatatgttataaatataaatacctgagTTTTCGGCAATATActatgataacagaatagcaaaCAGTAGTTAAGCTCAGTCAAGGTATTTTAAAAGCAgataaaatatactgtagtaaaaaaaaagtattgtaaaataaaaacatatttatattactttttttttcttaagcaaaTACTAATATGTAAGTGTTGTTTGTTTCATTCTGGTAAGCTAATACTCTAGCCCCTGTAACCATACAGCTGAGCTCTCTGTATATGAGCAACAAGATGTACGGGTCAGATATTTTTCTGTATaatcagttgctgtaaaactgtgaTCAATTAATATTATCGACAGTTTAGACACAAAATgcagataaaaagtacacccacacacacaaaacacacacaaacacccacatACAAATATGCATAAGCACATATTGTGATTTATCTATGTTTAAATAGGCATAGTACTTAAGTTTGTTATTTTTAGAAGACTATCTAAATTCAatttttaagaagttcaagtcaaatggaaatgtatgttcaaatgtatgtacagtaagaATCTCTTTTTCCTCCTCTTCTGTTGATGTCTTCccaaagaaaacatattttctttgtatgtTAGGCAAGAGCAACAGTGGGAGGAGGGAAGGTATTTTCTCGCTAAATGTAATGCTTAGTAAAAAGtactaattctttttttt encodes:
- the LOC117413727 gene encoding c-Myc-binding protein-like; the encoded protein is MERMLSVSFTHLGAVWKQKPRDCGSYNMANYRTSESKREQFRRYLEKAGVLDSLTNVLVTLYEEPEKPNNALDFLKQHLGVVGPETADVEALRLEVVELRQKYEMVLEENKELKAKLSHYEPQQDEGRTE
- the LOC117413726 gene encoding gap junction alpha-9 protein-like isoform X2 produces the protein MGDWNFLGGILEEVHIHSTIVGKIWLTILFIFRMLVLGVAAEDVWNDEQAEFICNTAQPGCRNVCYDKAFPISLIRYWVLQVIFVSSPSLVYMGHALYRLRALEKERQKKKAQLRRELAVDIDLVEVRKKLERELRQLEQRKLNKAPLRGSLLRTYVMHIVTRSGVEVGFMVGQYFLYGFQLDPLFKCEREPCPEVVDCFVSRPTEKTVFMMFMQCIAALSLFLNILEVIHLGYKKLKNGILDYYPNLRDDLDDYDMSKSKKNSVIQQVCIGMSTGHKATIPTAPSGYTLLMEKQGDAPLYPILNPSSAFMPIQGDPNGNTKSCPESHKESSNQSAGEQNSSSNNTVLNKSPKANSLPKQGEQDDHSHSTARHSGGDRLSEGPGESGSSLYPALQGELSSCPTMQVSSSRKPRRVSAPWNCTTVVESNGSNGDGAVSSSHQGRCSFSATKARAASKSDLKRLSRPDTPDSIGESSSESKQSRNCDSPQALSPARRMSLITILQLSTIMKKH
- the LOC117413726 gene encoding gap junction alpha-9 protein-like isoform X3, with amino-acid sequence MGDWNFLGGILEEVHIHSTIVGKIWLTILFIFRMLVLGVAAEDVWNDEQAEFICNTAQPGCRNVCYDKAFPISLIRYWVLQVIFVSSPSLVYMGHALYRLRALEKERQKKKAQLRRELAVDIDLVEVRKKLERELRQLEQRKLNKAPLRGSLLRTYVMHIVTRSGVEVGFMVGQYFLYGFQLDPLFKCEREPCPEVVDCFVSRPTEKTVFMMFMQCIAALSLFLNILEVIHLGYKKLKNGILDYYPNLRDDLDDYDMSKSKKNSVIQQVCIGMSTGHKATIPTAPSGYTLLMEKQGDAPLYPILNPSSAFMPIQGDPNGNTKSCPESHKESSNQSAGEQNSSSNNTVLNKSPKANSLPKQGEQDDHSHSTARHSGGDRLSEGPGESGSSLYPALQGELSSCPTMQITILQLSTIMKKH
- the LOC117413726 gene encoding gap junction alpha-9 protein-like isoform X1, whose protein sequence is MGDWNFLGGILEEVHIHSTIVGKIWLTILFIFRMLVLGVAAEDVWNDEQAEFICNTAQPGCRNVCYDKAFPISLIRYWVLQVIFVSSPSLVYMGHALYRLRALEKERQKKKAQLRRELAVDIDLVEVRKKLERELRQLEQRKLNKAPLRGSLLRTYVMHIVTRSGVEVGFMVGQYFLYGFQLDPLFKCEREPCPEVVDCFVSRPTEKTVFMMFMQCIAALSLFLNILEVIHLGYKKLKNGILDYYPNLRDDLDDYDMSKSKKNSVIQQVCIGMSTGHKATIPTAPSGYTLLMEKQGDAPLYPILNPSSAFMPIQGDPNGNTKSCPESHKESSNQSAGEQNSSSNNTVLNKSPKANSLPKQGEQDDHSHSTARHSGGDRLSEGPGESGSSLYPALQGELSSCPTMQVSSSRKPRRVSAPWNCTTVVESNGSNGDGAVSSSHQGRCSFSATKARAASKSDLKRLSRPDTPDSIGESSSESKQSRNCDSPQALSPARRMSLASNASSRRAPTDLQI